A genomic region of bacterium contains the following coding sequences:
- a CDS encoding chemotaxis protein CheW encodes MNPFEETREVSSSGWLRFEIDEARFALPLESIAEVSRASRPRLIPRVPLEVGGVLNFRGEPLPAIDGGVLLLGRPAAKHHHLLVMQQDGLRIGVLVGHVAKIERSLRSLRAADGIPDPELELDFVEQVGNGSEALGLVQPESLVERAKELLQEQRSEGESNSCHNVF; translated from the coding sequence ATGAATCCGTTCGAAGAAACAAGAGAGGTCAGTTCCAGCGGCTGGTTGCGTTTTGAAATCGATGAAGCGCGTTTTGCCTTGCCGCTGGAGTCGATTGCCGAAGTGAGTCGCGCTTCGCGGCCGCGCTTGATCCCGCGCGTTCCGCTCGAGGTCGGAGGTGTATTGAACTTCCGCGGAGAACCGCTTCCAGCCATCGACGGAGGCGTTCTCTTGCTCGGAAGGCCCGCAGCGAAACATCACCACCTGCTGGTCATGCAACAGGATGGTCTGCGGATCGGAGTACTGGTGGGACATGTCGCGAAGATCGAACGGTCCCTGCGATCCCTGCGTGCAGCAGATGGGATTCCAGATCCAGAACTGGAACTGGACTTCGTCGAGCAGGTCGGCAACGGAAGTGAAGCTCTAGGACTGGTGCAGCCCGAGAGCCTGGTCGAAAGAGCCAAGGAACTACTTCAGGAACAGCGTTCAGAAGGGGAATCCAACTCATGTCACAACGTATTCTGA
- the larB gene encoding nickel pincer cofactor biosynthesis protein LarB, producing MDRDHLTRLLERFERRELSREDVLEELARLPFRALGDARVDTHRALRQGTPEVVFGLGKTVDQIVRIVETLRDADQNALVTRVESDVARAVGARIPEIEFHPEARMLALRVGERRIAGRGPIAVVTGGTSDLPVAEEAALVAEFLGNKVERLYDVGVAGLHRLLASIDVLRSANVVIAIAGMEGALPSVIGGLVERPVVAVPTSIGYGASFGGIAALLGMINSCASNVTVVNIDNGFGAANVASLINRS from the coding sequence ATGGACCGAGATCACCTGACCCGTCTTCTGGAGCGCTTCGAGCGGCGCGAGCTTTCTCGCGAGGACGTTCTGGAAGAACTTGCGCGGCTTCCGTTCCGGGCTCTGGGTGACGCGCGTGTCGATACGCATCGCGCCCTGCGCCAGGGTACCCCTGAGGTTGTCTTCGGACTGGGCAAGACGGTGGACCAGATCGTACGCATCGTCGAGACGCTGCGGGACGCGGATCAGAATGCCCTGGTCACGCGCGTCGAGTCCGATGTCGCGCGCGCCGTAGGCGCGCGGATTCCCGAGATCGAGTTCCATCCCGAAGCCCGGATGCTCGCTCTACGCGTCGGGGAACGGCGCATCGCCGGACGCGGCCCCATCGCGGTCGTGACTGGCGGAACCTCGGACCTTCCGGTGGCCGAGGAAGCCGCCCTGGTTGCGGAGTTTCTGGGCAACAAGGTCGAGCGCTTGTACGACGTGGGAGTGGCCGGTCTGCACCGACTACTCGCTTCGATCGACGTCCTGCGGTCGGCGAATGTAGTGATCGCGATCGCCGGGATGGAGGGTGCACTGCCTTCGGTGATCGGAGGCCTGGTGGAGCGGCCCGTGGTCGCCGTTCCCACGAGCATCGGCTACGGTGCATCTTTTGGCGGTATTGCCGCATTGCTCGGCATGATCAACTCCTGTGCCTCGAACGTGACGGTGGTGAATATTGACAACGGCTTCGGGGCGGCGAATGTCGCGTCGCTCATCAATCGCTCGTAA
- the lon gene encoding endopeptidase La — protein MILPLFVGREVSTNAIETALESDRLLALVTQRDPEVDEPGPEDLYEVGVVGMIMRLMRLPDGRLKVLVQGLSKIRVKNVLRTEPFISAEIEELEAENENENEWTIEVEALVRGVREKVEELLPLKHLPPEILSVTANVDEPGRLADLVASNLRLRVEEAQGILEINDGIRRLRKIDGLLRRELAVSSMQAEIQGAAREELTRFQREQFLREQLRQIQDELGETDDKRNELEELRSRIESSGMNEEARVEADRQLDRLSRMHPDSSETQVIRTYLEWVTELPWAKKTEDNLELSHARDVLENDHAYLHRVKERILEFLAVHKLRGGGGGKGPILCLVGPPGVGKTSLGRSIAQAMDRSFVRMSLGGMRDESEIRGHRRTYVGAMPGRIIQSMRQAGANNPVFLLDEIDKLGADYRGDPAAALLEVLDPEQNSNFRDHYLNVPYDLSQTLFIATANLIDPIPRPLQDRMEVIRLPGYTPEEKEVIARRYLVPRQIEECGLSADCVKVSRAAIREVITGYTYEAGVRSLEREIGRMLRKVARRIAEGEAEGASITLRNLRAQLGPAPMLGNSIPRNAESGLARGLAWTEAGGEVLVVEATMVRGRGLLLTGQLGDVMKESGQAALSYVRWRGTELGIAEALARNEIHLHVPAGATPKDGPSAGITMATAVVSLLTGIPVRSDIAMTGEVSLRGRVLPVGGVREKAMAASRRGIFTLILPEANQHDLDELPPELARKMEFHFVSHMDEVLEIALTSSINPKRRPRRGGTGVRPTA, from the coding sequence ATGATCCTCCCGCTTTTCGTGGGTCGGGAAGTTTCGACTAACGCCATTGAGACGGCGCTCGAGAGTGACCGTCTGCTCGCGCTGGTAACTCAACGCGATCCTGAGGTCGATGAACCCGGCCCCGAGGATCTGTACGAAGTTGGCGTCGTTGGAATGATCATGCGCTTGATGCGCTTGCCTGACGGACGTCTCAAGGTTCTGGTTCAGGGTCTGTCGAAGATTCGGGTCAAGAACGTGCTTCGCACCGAGCCTTTCATCAGCGCGGAGATCGAAGAACTCGAAGCCGAGAACGAAAACGAGAACGAGTGGACGATCGAAGTCGAAGCACTCGTTCGAGGCGTGCGTGAGAAGGTCGAAGAACTGCTTCCTCTCAAGCACCTGCCGCCCGAGATTCTCTCGGTCACTGCAAACGTCGACGAACCGGGCCGGTTGGCTGACCTGGTTGCTTCGAATCTGCGCCTGCGTGTCGAAGAAGCTCAGGGGATCCTCGAGATCAACGACGGTATCCGACGATTGCGCAAGATCGATGGCCTGCTTCGCCGCGAACTGGCCGTCTCTTCGATGCAGGCGGAGATCCAGGGAGCCGCGCGCGAAGAACTCACACGATTCCAACGCGAGCAGTTCCTTCGTGAACAGTTGCGTCAGATCCAGGATGAGCTTGGCGAAACGGACGACAAGCGCAATGAGCTCGAGGAGTTGCGTTCGCGAATCGAGAGCTCCGGCATGAACGAGGAGGCCCGGGTCGAAGCCGATCGACAACTCGATCGCCTATCTCGCATGCATCCGGACTCTTCTGAGACCCAGGTGATCCGAACCTATCTCGAATGGGTCACCGAACTTCCCTGGGCGAAGAAGACCGAGGATAATCTCGAGCTATCGCATGCGCGAGATGTACTCGAGAACGACCACGCCTATTTGCACCGGGTGAAGGAACGCATTCTGGAGTTCCTCGCCGTGCACAAGCTGCGCGGTGGTGGTGGCGGTAAAGGTCCCATCCTCTGCCTCGTTGGCCCCCCGGGCGTTGGCAAGACTTCGCTCGGCCGCTCGATTGCTCAGGCCATGGACCGCAGTTTCGTGCGCATGTCGCTGGGTGGAATGCGCGACGAGTCCGAGATTCGCGGGCATCGACGCACCTACGTGGGAGCCATGCCCGGCCGCATCATCCAGAGTATGCGCCAGGCGGGTGCGAACAACCCGGTGTTCCTGCTCGACGAGATCGATAAACTCGGTGCCGACTATCGAGGTGATCCGGCTGCAGCGCTATTGGAGGTGCTCGATCCCGAGCAGAATTCCAACTTCCGTGATCACTACCTGAACGTTCCCTACGACCTGTCCCAGACACTTTTCATCGCGACTGCGAACCTGATCGATCCGATTCCGCGTCCGCTTCAGGATCGCATGGAAGTCATCCGTCTGCCCGGGTACACCCCCGAGGAGAAGGAGGTGATCGCCCGGCGCTACCTGGTACCACGGCAGATCGAAGAATGTGGGCTGAGCGCAGACTGCGTGAAGGTGTCCCGTGCGGCAATTCGCGAGGTCATTACCGGCTACACGTACGAGGCGGGCGTGCGCTCCCTGGAGCGTGAAATCGGCCGAATGCTGCGCAAAGTGGCGCGGCGCATTGCGGAGGGTGAAGCTGAAGGCGCTTCGATCACGCTTCGCAATCTACGCGCCCAACTGGGTCCCGCCCCGATGCTCGGCAATTCGATTCCTCGAAACGCCGAGTCTGGCCTGGCACGCGGACTTGCGTGGACGGAAGCCGGAGGAGAAGTGCTGGTGGTCGAAGCCACGATGGTGCGCGGCCGCGGTCTTCTGCTCACCGGTCAACTGGGCGACGTGATGAAGGAGTCCGGACAGGCTGCGCTTTCCTATGTGCGCTGGCGGGGCACCGAGCTGGGCATAGCGGAGGCGCTCGCGCGCAACGAGATTCATCTGCACGTGCCAGCGGGTGCGACACCGAAGGATGGGCCTTCTGCCGGAATCACGATGGCGACTGCGGTCGTCTCGTTGCTTACGGGCATTCCCGTTCGTTCAGATATCGCGATGACCGGCGAGGTCTCGTTGCGGGGACGGGTCCTGCCCGTCGGCGGAGTGCGCGAGAAAGCCATGGCGGCATCGCGACGGGGAATCTTCACCCTGATTCTTCCGGAAGCAAACCAGCACGATCTGGATGAGCTGCCCCCAGAACTCGCGCGCAAAATGGAATTCCACTTCGTGAGCCATATGGACGAGGTGCTCGAGATCGCGCTGACCAGTTCGATCAACCCCAAGCGTCGGCCGCGCCGCGGTGGAACCGGGGTCCGTCCCACCGCCTGA
- a CDS encoding methyl-accepting chemotaxis protein — MRLDLSYKLILGFMAVAAVGAGLPRALERLGAPEWAAFVLALITGAWLGWIYAGQLTLNFRTLRSCTDRISRGDLTATVDIEAGRRFPDETVDLARSIGTMLQSLRELVEHMQRASDEVAQSSRELSESSKSVNATTHAIGAGMETATDAAHKQKQDVEAISLRIREMAEALKGNAESARAASTLTAQARQRITTGVESSRTSEANMQTLFEKIESAGLLVQSFDQKIHSVHRVTEMITSVVEKTHLLSLNASIEAARAGDAGRGFTVVAEEIRKLAESAGGSAEQIEVLIRELEDESKKISEVTATIGEDVRGGRQNLNGIFNTLEQVKEAVDEASHRSDEICTQAGTQAVDAEEIVEAVVKVACDVSESALTISEMRRGLSTQTASTEEMVRYAARLLDMSVQLDEVARRFETR, encoded by the coding sequence TTGCGACTCGACCTGTCCTATAAACTGATTCTCGGATTCATGGCCGTCGCCGCCGTAGGGGCCGGTTTGCCCCGGGCACTGGAGCGTCTGGGGGCACCCGAATGGGCCGCCTTCGTACTCGCGCTGATCACCGGTGCATGGCTCGGCTGGATATACGCCGGTCAGCTCACCTTGAACTTCCGCACGCTGCGTAGCTGTACCGATCGCATCAGTCGCGGAGATCTGACCGCGACCGTCGATATTGAAGCGGGTCGCCGCTTTCCAGACGAAACCGTCGACCTCGCACGCTCGATCGGAACCATGCTTCAGAGTCTGCGGGAACTGGTGGAGCACATGCAGCGGGCTTCGGACGAAGTGGCGCAGTCCTCGCGCGAACTCTCCGAGTCGTCCAAGAGCGTCAACGCAACGACCCATGCAATCGGGGCGGGCATGGAGACGGCCACCGATGCCGCTCATAAGCAGAAGCAGGATGTCGAAGCTATTTCGCTGCGGATCCGTGAGATGGCCGAGGCGCTCAAGGGCAACGCGGAGAGCGCGCGAGCGGCTTCTACACTGACCGCTCAGGCCAGGCAGCGCATCACGACGGGCGTCGAGTCTTCGCGAACCTCTGAAGCGAATATGCAGACACTATTCGAGAAGATCGAATCTGCCGGGCTCCTGGTCCAGAGTTTTGATCAGAAGATCCATTCAGTTCATCGCGTGACCGAGATGATCACGAGCGTTGTCGAAAAAACCCATCTGCTATCTCTGAACGCATCGATAGAAGCGGCTCGCGCTGGTGATGCTGGGCGCGGATTCACGGTCGTGGCCGAAGAGATTCGCAAACTCGCTGAGAGCGCGGGTGGGTCGGCCGAACAGATCGAGGTCTTGATTCGCGAACTCGAAGACGAGTCGAAGAAGATTTCCGAGGTCACTGCGACGATCGGCGAGGATGTACGCGGAGGACGCCAGAATCTGAATGGCATCTTCAATACCCTGGAACAGGTCAAGGAGGCCGTCGACGAAGCATCGCATCGCTCCGACGAAATCTGCACGCAGGCTGGAACTCAGGCCGTCGATGCAGAAGAGATCGTTGAGGCCGTCGTGAAGGTTGCCTGCGATGTTTCCGAGAGCGCGTTGACGATCAGTGAGATGCGCCGCGGACTGTCCACGCAGACTGCGTCGACCGAAGAGATGGTGCGCTACGCCGCGCGCCTGCTCGATATGTCCGTCCAACTCGACGAAGTCGCTAGACGCTTCGAGACGCGGTGA
- a CDS encoding response regulator codes for MSQRILIADDAAFMREMLRDILTEGGHEVVAEAADGNEAVAAFQEYQPDVITLDIVMPRKSGLEALRDIIAASPGACVVMCSALGQEALVMEALDSGAAEFVVKPFKPDQVLSAIEKATGKTAQA; via the coding sequence ATGTCACAACGTATTCTGATCGCGGATGATGCCGCATTCATGCGGGAGATGCTCCGCGACATCCTGACCGAAGGAGGTCACGAAGTCGTTGCTGAAGCGGCCGACGGCAATGAAGCCGTTGCGGCGTTTCAGGAGTACCAACCCGATGTCATCACTCTCGACATCGTCATGCCGCGAAAGAGCGGTCTTGAAGCCCTGCGCGACATCATCGCAGCCAGTCCCGGGGCCTGTGTGGTCATGTGCAGCGCGCTCGGCCAGGAAGCCCTGGTGATGGAGGCTCTCGATTCTGGCGCAGCCGAATTCGTGGTGAAGCCCTTCAAGCCGGATCAGGTGCTCTCAGCGATCGAGAAGGCGACCGGAAAGACCGCGCAGGCCTGA
- the larC gene encoding nickel pincer cofactor biosynthesis protein LarC: MLLGALLDVGASARQVREQISCLGVDGIRMRVSNVKRGAIAARYVQFRGPARDSKQRRWAEIRKLISKAPLRNRVRERSLEVFEALAESEARVHGVAPERVHFHEVGAIDAIGDIVGVCAALDALEVSHVSSSPLALGHGQVKTEHGVLPLPAPASLLLLAGIPTYPVDVPWETVTPTGAALLRVLVDEWGPMPAITPLDQGFGAGQDRSGPMPNTLRVALGVSNDALARDTVSVIETHLDDTHPEHLPFLLERLMEDGALDASLSSLTMKKGRMGQLLRVLARPSDRDRLARRVLLESSALGVRFSELPRLLLKRENLTVQTDYGAIRVKIARAPDGATSAAPEYEACARAARKHSVPLGRVYRAAERRAEEELS, from the coding sequence ATGCTCCTGGGCGCCTTGCTCGACGTGGGGGCGTCTGCGCGTCAGGTGCGAGAACAAATCAGCTGCCTGGGTGTTGACGGCATTCGCATGCGTGTCTCGAACGTGAAACGGGGAGCGATTGCCGCCCGCTATGTGCAGTTCCGAGGACCGGCCCGAGATTCCAAGCAACGCCGCTGGGCCGAGATCCGCAAGCTGATCAGCAAGGCTCCGCTGCGCAATCGCGTACGCGAACGAAGTCTTGAAGTATTCGAAGCTCTGGCCGAGTCCGAGGCTCGAGTACACGGAGTTGCGCCGGAGCGCGTTCATTTCCACGAAGTCGGTGCAATCGATGCAATCGGCGACATCGTCGGTGTATGCGCAGCCTTGGATGCGCTCGAGGTGTCGCACGTGAGCAGTTCGCCCCTGGCCTTGGGACACGGCCAGGTGAAGACCGAACACGGTGTGCTGCCCCTGCCAGCTCCCGCGAGCTTGCTCCTGCTGGCCGGGATCCCCACGTACCCGGTCGATGTCCCCTGGGAAACCGTAACGCCAACGGGCGCTGCGTTGTTGCGAGTTCTGGTGGACGAGTGGGGACCGATGCCGGCGATCACCCCGCTCGACCAGGGATTTGGCGCGGGCCAGGATCGCTCCGGCCCCATGCCCAACACTCTGCGCGTTGCACTGGGTGTGTCCAACGATGCGCTCGCTCGCGACACGGTGAGTGTAATCGAGACTCACCTGGACGATACACATCCGGAACACCTGCCGTTTCTTCTGGAACGGTTGATGGAAGACGGTGCGCTCGACGCTTCATTGAGTTCCCTGACCATGAAGAAGGGGCGTATGGGGCAGTTGTTGCGCGTGCTGGCCCGACCCTCGGATAGGGATCGACTCGCACGTCGCGTCTTGTTGGAGTCCAGCGCATTGGGGGTTCGCTTCAGTGAGCTTCCCAGGCTCTTGCTCAAGCGCGAGAACCTCACGGTGCAGACGGATTACGGTGCGATTCGCGTCAAGATCGCACGCGCTCCCGACGGTGCCACGAGTGCCGCGCCCGAATACGAGGCGTGCGCGCGTGCGGCACGCAAACACAGCGTTCCGCTTGGGCGCGTGTATCGCGCTGCTGAACGCCGCGCCGAAGAAGAACTCTCGTGA
- the thiL gene encoding thiamine-phosphate kinase, with the protein MATLDLNTLGEFGLIEAVRRRAGDPGRRWRRGIGDDAAVLRPVQGRDLVFTADALSEGVHFRWSTTDGRSLGRKTLAVNLSDVGAMGARPLGFLLCLGLPVDADSRRIDAFVTGLLDEAAEARCPLIGGDTVRADVWNLSVTAIGEVEAGGALRRDRARPGDRICVTGTLGGSALGLRLLEAGSLDSRAERRFAKLHQRPHPPYEVGPKLVRAGLAACAIDISDGLVRDLGHVLEQSGCGAELALERIPLLSGFRGECERAGCDPEEMALSGGEDFELLFTVAADAPDAERLTKRLGVRVSDIGVITRTGRLDFFRKDKRVSLANKGFEHFKPLGPRSDK; encoded by the coding sequence ATGGCTACGCTGGACCTGAATACCCTGGGCGAATTTGGTCTGATCGAAGCCGTGCGCCGGCGAGCCGGTGACCCCGGCCGTCGCTGGCGACGCGGGATTGGTGACGATGCGGCCGTACTGCGACCGGTGCAGGGGCGGGACCTGGTCTTTACCGCGGACGCTCTGAGCGAAGGGGTGCATTTCCGCTGGTCGACCACCGATGGGCGTTCGCTGGGTCGCAAGACACTCGCGGTCAATCTCTCCGATGTGGGTGCGATGGGCGCGCGACCGCTTGGCTTCCTGCTCTGTCTCGGGCTGCCGGTTGACGCAGACAGTCGCCGCATCGATGCGTTCGTAACCGGGCTTCTCGACGAAGCCGCCGAAGCGCGCTGCCCGCTCATCGGCGGCGACACAGTGCGCGCGGATGTCTGGAATCTGAGCGTCACGGCGATCGGCGAGGTCGAGGCGGGCGGGGCTCTACGACGCGATCGCGCGCGACCGGGGGACCGGATCTGTGTGACCGGGACTCTCGGCGGGTCTGCGCTCGGACTGAGGCTCCTCGAAGCCGGGTCGCTCGACTCGCGGGCGGAGAGACGCTTTGCAAAGCTGCATCAGCGGCCACACCCGCCTTACGAAGTCGGGCCGAAGCTCGTCCGAGCGGGCCTGGCTGCCTGCGCGATCGACATTTCCGACGGGCTCGTACGCGATCTGGGACATGTTCTCGAACAGAGCGGTTGTGGCGCTGAACTGGCACTCGAGCGGATTCCCCTGCTATCCGGATTTCGCGGAGAGTGCGAACGGGCAGGGTGTGATCCCGAAGAGATGGCTCTGTCCGGCGGAGAAGATTTCGAGTTGCTTTTTACGGTCGCTGCTGACGCACCCGACGCAGAACGTCTCACGAAACGCCTGGGAGTACGCGTCAGTGATATCGGTGTAATTACCCGCACTGGCCGCCTGGACTTCTTTCGCAAGGACAAACGTGTTTCGCTCGCCAATAAAGGTTTCGAGCACTTCAAGCCGCTAGGCCCGCGTTCCGACAAGTAA
- a CDS encoding ABC transporter substrate-binding protein produces MSRLLRVSVWVSLALLTACTQPQLVRNGTAVPYETAAAVDLAESRQAISKRDFSTARARLERFRSELPRSRRLDEALYLLGGVNEQLDRRESAAAVWRELVERHPRSRFAPESALRAARIYRDLGRFEAGHRLLASSRFDSAEASVRVKLNRLQGDLARALGDYPDAVIALAHARRDVSNADELRELDLELEELIDSRIPEAELFALAFRLPRGSVYDRVNLTLASRLLTRGDRDGARAALDRLSGALSPPDEIELQSLLTRLERGLGEVEETLGLAIPLSGPYAPFGESVLRGAVLSLGLYDNPDSHFRVIVRDTGGDVAQGKRAIRELVDAGVSGIIGPLRSSVAESVAPIAEEAAIPMLTLAKREGVALLGDYVFRLGLSVADEARALARYATETAGFQRLAILYPEDEYGTKFKNLFWEAVEEQGGAIVGVEAYQPDSVDWQNEIKKLVGMYYLTDDERERVEEHRKLMKRPETNAEKLEDPRFQGLPPYVDFDALFIPDNAGKVGLILPQLRFYDIREATYLGGSAWNDSELIKIAGREARRSVFVDSFHPQSNSPRVVAFAERFIGTYGDPPDALAADGYDAGELFRQLIESRQGLKREELRSELLQVSDFRGVSGVTSFDETGGTRKDVHLLTVRGGEIQTLESIP; encoded by the coding sequence TTGAGCCGCCTCCTGCGCGTTAGCGTCTGGGTTTCCCTGGCTCTGCTTACGGCATGCACGCAGCCTCAGTTGGTTCGCAACGGCACAGCGGTTCCCTACGAAACGGCCGCAGCCGTCGATCTGGCCGAGTCGCGCCAGGCCATCTCGAAGCGGGACTTCTCGACGGCGCGCGCCAGGCTCGAGCGTTTCCGATCGGAGTTGCCTCGCAGTCGCCGGCTCGACGAAGCGCTGTACCTGCTCGGCGGCGTAAACGAGCAACTCGATCGCCGAGAGAGCGCAGCCGCTGTCTGGCGGGAACTGGTGGAACGCCATCCGAGAAGTCGCTTCGCGCCCGAATCCGCCTTGCGCGCGGCGCGCATCTACCGCGACCTGGGACGTTTCGAGGCCGGACATCGATTGCTTGCGAGTTCGCGCTTCGACTCTGCAGAGGCCTCGGTTCGCGTCAAACTCAATCGTCTACAGGGTGATCTCGCACGCGCACTTGGAGACTATCCCGACGCTGTGATCGCGCTGGCCCATGCGCGACGCGATGTGAGCAATGCAGATGAGCTACGAGAACTCGATCTGGAACTCGAAGAACTGATCGATAGCCGGATTCCGGAAGCAGAACTCTTTGCACTGGCATTCCGTCTACCCCGTGGGTCGGTCTACGATCGCGTCAACCTGACGCTTGCATCGCGTCTATTGACGCGGGGCGACCGGGACGGCGCCCGCGCAGCGCTCGACCGATTATCAGGGGCGCTGAGTCCACCCGACGAGATCGAGCTCCAGAGCCTGCTCACGCGCCTCGAGCGGGGGCTCGGTGAAGTCGAGGAAACGCTCGGTCTGGCGATTCCCCTCTCTGGACCGTACGCACCCTTTGGCGAGTCGGTCCTGCGCGGCGCAGTACTTTCGCTCGGTTTGTACGACAATCCCGACTCGCACTTTCGCGTGATCGTTCGCGACACGGGTGGCGATGTCGCGCAGGGGAAACGCGCGATCCGAGAACTCGTCGACGCGGGCGTCAGTGGCATCATCGGACCGCTGCGTTCCTCGGTGGCAGAGTCCGTGGCGCCGATCGCCGAAGAGGCGGCCATTCCCATGCTCACACTGGCTAAACGCGAAGGTGTGGCGCTTCTCGGCGACTACGTCTTCCGCCTCGGTCTCTCGGTTGCCGACGAAGCCCGTGCACTCGCGCGTTACGCCACCGAAACGGCCGGTTTTCAGCGCCTGGCCATCCTCTATCCAGAGGACGAGTACGGCACCAAGTTCAAGAACCTGTTCTGGGAGGCGGTCGAGGAGCAGGGCGGGGCGATCGTCGGCGTCGAGGCGTACCAGCCAGACTCCGTCGACTGGCAGAACGAGATCAAGAAACTCGTCGGGATGTACTACCTGACCGACGATGAGCGCGAGCGAGTAGAAGAGCATCGCAAACTCATGAAGCGTCCAGAGACGAATGCGGAGAAACTCGAAGATCCGCGCTTCCAGGGTCTGCCGCCGTATGTCGACTTCGACGCCCTGTTCATTCCCGACAATGCGGGCAAGGTGGGGCTCATTCTTCCGCAACTGCGCTTCTATGATATTCGCGAGGCTACGTACCTGGGCGGTAGCGCCTGGAACGATTCCGAACTCATCAAGATTGCCGGCCGAGAGGCGCGTCGATCGGTCTTCGTCGATTCGTTTCATCCACAGAGCAACTCGCCGCGTGTCGTTGCCTTCGCGGAGCGCTTCATCGGAACCTATGGAGATCCACCCGATGCACTTGCTGCGGACGGATACGACGCTGGCGAACTCTTTCGACAGTTGATCGAAAGCCGCCAAGGGCTGAAGCGCGAAGAGTTGCGGAGCGAACTTCTGCAGGTCAGCGACTTTCGCGGCGTGTCCGGGGTGACGTCGTTCGACGAAACTGGCGGTACCCGTAAAGACGTGCACCTTCTGACAGTGCGGGGCGGTGAAATCCAGACACTGGAGTCGATCCCGTAA
- a CDS encoding alpha/beta fold hydrolase produces the protein MTIESGPFELGDVSGDGPAVLCVHGLTGTPYEVRPIAEALAHNGFVCVGPLLPGHGTTPAELSIVSHQQWLEAVERAWDALAKRHPRVYVLGLSLGGLLSLALAQNRPVAGAVIMAAPLRLGRAVRYGVPLLHRWLREIPKTPGILDPQARAVHPGYDRMPLSSVNQLIHLARRVRGDLARIDAPLQLIFSRCDETVDLQNLDQIINGVKSPQIETLILEDSGHVLPVDRESVKVAASVVEFLTSQEASTLDA, from the coding sequence GTGACGATCGAATCCGGTCCTTTCGAACTGGGCGACGTTAGTGGAGACGGACCGGCCGTACTGTGCGTCCACGGACTCACCGGCACTCCCTACGAGGTGCGGCCCATCGCCGAGGCGCTCGCGCACAACGGCTTTGTCTGCGTTGGACCTCTGCTACCCGGACACGGCACGACCCCCGCAGAGTTGTCGATCGTTTCCCATCAGCAGTGGCTAGAGGCCGTCGAGCGCGCGTGGGATGCACTCGCCAAGCGACATCCGCGTGTGTACGTGCTGGGTCTCTCACTCGGCGGTCTCCTGAGCCTTGCGCTCGCGCAGAATCGCCCGGTGGCCGGGGCGGTGATCATGGCCGCGCCCCTGCGACTGGGGCGCGCGGTACGCTACGGCGTCCCCTTGCTCCATCGCTGGTTGCGGGAGATTCCCAAGACGCCCGGCATCCTCGACCCGCAAGCACGAGCGGTGCACCCGGGTTACGACCGCATGCCGCTGTCTTCGGTCAACCAGTTGATCCATCTGGCGCGTCGGGTCCGAGGTGATCTGGCACGGATCGACGCCCCTCTGCAGCTCATCTTCAGCCGCTGTGACGAGACCGTAGACCTGCAGAACCTGGATCAGATCATAAATGGAGTGAAATCACCTCAGATCGAGACTCTCATCCTCGAAGATTCCGGCCATGTTCTTCCGGTCGATCGCGAAAGTGTGAAGGTCGCAGCATCGGTTGTGGAATTTCTGACCTCTCAGGAAGCCTCTACGCTTGACGCGTAG